A region from the Leopardus geoffroyi isolate Oge1 chromosome E3, O.geoffroyi_Oge1_pat1.0, whole genome shotgun sequence genome encodes:
- the CE3H16orf90 gene encoding uncharacterized protein C16orf90 homolog isoform X5 translates to MQPAGQGESHWLGQLMARGCLPPPEGMAWPLDLPHGTLGPGDSHRSVLLETQVPGDSLENPASSSSVDPAKGAPSQPGPPEGLGLRPKRSWGASEESTCPLCKRTRSGALERP, encoded by the exons ATGCAGCCCGCCGGCCAGGGTGAGAGCCACTGGCTGGGCCAGCTCATGGCCAGGGGCTGCCTCCCACCGCCCGAGGGGATGGCCTGGCCCCTAGACCTGCCACATGGGACTTTGGGCCCAGGGGACAGCCACCGCTCAGTTCTTCTGGAAACTCAAGTGCCTGGGGACAGCCTGGAAAATCCag CTTCCAGTTCCAGCGTGGACCCGGCCAAGGGTGCCCCCTCCCAGCCTGGTCCGCCAGAAGGCTTGGGGCTCAGGCCGAAGAGGTCCTGGGGGGCCTCAGAGGAGTCCACATGTCCCTTGTGCAAGAGAACCCGCTCTGGGGCTCTGGAGAGACCATAG
- the CE3H16orf90 gene encoding uncharacterized protein C16orf90 homolog isoform X4 — MEALVYAVSWARGHPSHPDTPPNIYEGGLGAQQQCPGAQGSKPKNFRLRHLRGLGLYLPSHMQPAGQGESHWLGQLMARGCLPPPEGMAWPLDLPHGTLGPGDSHRSVLLETQVPGDSLENPASSSSVDPAKGAPSQPGPPEGLGLRPKRSWGASEESTCPLCKRTRSGALERP; from the exons ATGGAAGCCTTGGTCT ATGCAGTGAGCTGGGCCCGAGGACATCCCAGCCACCCCGACACGCCACCCAACATCTAcgaggggggcctgggggcccagCAGCAGTGCCCCGGTGCCCAGGGAAGCAAGCCCAAGAACTTCCGGCTGCGCCACCTCCGGGGCCTGGGTCTCTACCTGCCGAGCCACATGCAGCCCGCCGGCCAGGGTGAGAGCCACTGGCTGGGCCAGCTCATGGCCAGGGGCTGCCTCCCACCGCCCGAGGGGATGGCCTGGCCCCTAGACCTGCCACATGGGACTTTGGGCCCAGGGGACAGCCACCGCTCAGTTCTTCTGGAAACTCAAGTGCCTGGGGACAGCCTGGAAAATCCag CTTCCAGTTCCAGCGTGGACCCGGCCAAGGGTGCCCCCTCCCAGCCTGGTCCGCCAGAAGGCTTGGGGCTCAGGCCGAAGAGGTCCTGGGGGGCCTCAGAGGAGTCCACATGTCCCTTGTGCAAGAGAACCCGCTCTGGGGCTCTGGAGAGACCATAG
- the CE3H16orf90 gene encoding uncharacterized protein C16orf90 homolog isoform X3, whose protein sequence is MEALVCAFSELRIREDAVSWARGHPSHPDTPPNIYEGGLGAQQQCPGAQGSKPKNFRLRHLRGLGLYLPSHMQPAGQGESHWLGQLMARGCLPPPEGMAWPLDLPHGTLGPGDSHRSVLLETQVPGDSLENPASSSSVDPAKGAPSQPGPPEGLGLRPKRSWGASEESTCPLCKRTRSGALERP, encoded by the exons ATGGAAGCCTTGGTCTGTGCGTTCTCTGAGCTGCGCATAAGAGAAG ATGCAGTGAGCTGGGCCCGAGGACATCCCAGCCACCCCGACACGCCACCCAACATCTAcgaggggggcctgggggcccagCAGCAGTGCCCCGGTGCCCAGGGAAGCAAGCCCAAGAACTTCCGGCTGCGCCACCTCCGGGGCCTGGGTCTCTACCTGCCGAGCCACATGCAGCCCGCCGGCCAGGGTGAGAGCCACTGGCTGGGCCAGCTCATGGCCAGGGGCTGCCTCCCACCGCCCGAGGGGATGGCCTGGCCCCTAGACCTGCCACATGGGACTTTGGGCCCAGGGGACAGCCACCGCTCAGTTCTTCTGGAAACTCAAGTGCCTGGGGACAGCCTGGAAAATCCag CTTCCAGTTCCAGCGTGGACCCGGCCAAGGGTGCCCCCTCCCAGCCTGGTCCGCCAGAAGGCTTGGGGCTCAGGCCGAAGAGGTCCTGGGGGGCCTCAGAGGAGTCCACATGTCCCTTGTGCAAGAGAACCCGCTCTGGGGCTCTGGAGAGACCATAG
- the CE3H16orf90 gene encoding uncharacterized protein C16orf90 homolog isoform X2 → MLSQTWGSRKAGSVPFDITEPVATGDVQTQAGESRALLHRRPSSSSPTTLALHGSLDAVSWARGHPSHPDTPPNIYEGGLGAQQQCPGAQGSKPKNFRLRHLRGLGLYLPSHMQPAGQGESHWLGQLMARGCLPPPEGMAWPLDLPHGTLGPGDSHRSVLLETQVPGDSLENPGLSLWRTAPPFLF, encoded by the exons ATGCTCTCCCAAACTTGGGGGTCCAGGAAGGCTGGGAGTGTTCCATTTGACATCACAGAGCCGGTTGCCACGGGAGACGTGCAGAcccaagcaggggagagcagagcccTGCTGCACAGGAGGCCCAgcagctcctcccccaccacgCTGGCCCTCCATGGAAGCCTTG ATGCAGTGAGCTGGGCCCGAGGACATCCCAGCCACCCCGACACGCCACCCAACATCTAcgaggggggcctgggggcccagCAGCAGTGCCCCGGTGCCCAGGGAAGCAAGCCCAAGAACTTCCGGCTGCGCCACCTCCGGGGCCTGGGTCTCTACCTGCCGAGCCACATGCAGCCCGCCGGCCAGGGTGAGAGCCACTGGCTGGGCCAGCTCATGGCCAGGGGCTGCCTCCCACCGCCCGAGGGGATGGCCTGGCCCCTAGACCTGCCACATGGGACTTTGGGCCCAGGGGACAGCCACCGCTCAGTTCTTCTGGAAACTCAAGTGCCTGGGGACAGCCTGGAAAATCCag GGCTCTCTTTATGGAGAACTGCTCCTCCTTTCCTATTCTGA
- the CE3H16orf90 gene encoding uncharacterized protein C16orf90 homolog isoform X1: MLSQTWGSRKAGSVPFDITEPVATGDVQTQAGESRALLHRRPSSSSPTTLALHGSLDAVSWARGHPSHPDTPPNIYEGGLGAQQQCPGAQGSKPKNFRLRHLRGLGLYLPSHMQPAGQGESHWLGQLMARGCLPPPEGMAWPLDLPHGTLGPGDSHRSVLLETQVPGDSLENPASSSSVDPAKGAPSQPGPPEGLGLRPKRSWGASEESTCPLCKRTRSGALERP, from the exons ATGCTCTCCCAAACTTGGGGGTCCAGGAAGGCTGGGAGTGTTCCATTTGACATCACAGAGCCGGTTGCCACGGGAGACGTGCAGAcccaagcaggggagagcagagcccTGCTGCACAGGAGGCCCAgcagctcctcccccaccacgCTGGCCCTCCATGGAAGCCTTG ATGCAGTGAGCTGGGCCCGAGGACATCCCAGCCACCCCGACACGCCACCCAACATCTAcgaggggggcctgggggcccagCAGCAGTGCCCCGGTGCCCAGGGAAGCAAGCCCAAGAACTTCCGGCTGCGCCACCTCCGGGGCCTGGGTCTCTACCTGCCGAGCCACATGCAGCCCGCCGGCCAGGGTGAGAGCCACTGGCTGGGCCAGCTCATGGCCAGGGGCTGCCTCCCACCGCCCGAGGGGATGGCCTGGCCCCTAGACCTGCCACATGGGACTTTGGGCCCAGGGGACAGCCACCGCTCAGTTCTTCTGGAAACTCAAGTGCCTGGGGACAGCCTGGAAAATCCag CTTCCAGTTCCAGCGTGGACCCGGCCAAGGGTGCCCCCTCCCAGCCTGGTCCGCCAGAAGGCTTGGGGCTCAGGCCGAAGAGGTCCTGGGGGGCCTCAGAGGAGTCCACATGTCCCTTGTGCAAGAGAACCCGCTCTGGGGCTCTGGAGAGACCATAG